From Candidatus Dormiibacterota bacterium, a single genomic window includes:
- a CDS encoding DUF2723 domain-containing protein, giving the protein MEYLGYARMAHGGYHAVRAAHHHRHRIVVALAFLIPMLTYVFSLSHDVASRDLAEMQGVPYLLGIPHATGYPIFVLLGWLFSHAVAVDSLAYRMNLFGALCMSLTCVVGVITAIRIGIGPVTSLGAFLCFAWARSIWMHGAQADTQDLALLFQAMTLYYLCGWLKHERTRDIVGAAASWGAALAVHPVSLWLLPCIVVALVARIRHVTFSNAGASLMALALVLCSYLYLPVRAAGIEQHPIDPTQMLAPPAARVYWDANAPSTRAGFVTEVSGAPFGAAPLWANVANPQHWLGYLQGLYATIHTTYDIVFVVVAGLGIILLLQRRSAICIMLIAGAISASFIAFGLAAAEGDPSRYLMLPLWIAALFAGAITVEFTWTIDPRRIVWALVLIGNAIHLGIANADVASMQRSVSSRPLLTWIAQSVPQHAIVVTPWADATTLAYGAYADGSLATRTIVAAHPLSLASRYAAWSRREPVYALPAAGETLNDPRFRPVGGPMLGRSLYEFVGR; this is encoded by the coding sequence TTGGAGTACCTCGGCTACGCGCGCATGGCCCACGGCGGCTATCACGCAGTTCGAGCGGCGCACCATCATCGCCATCGCATCGTGGTCGCGCTGGCCTTTCTCATACCGATGCTGACGTACGTCTTTTCTCTCTCGCATGACGTCGCCTCGAGAGACCTTGCCGAGATGCAGGGCGTGCCGTACCTTCTCGGGATCCCTCACGCCACCGGCTATCCGATCTTCGTGCTCCTCGGCTGGCTCTTCTCGCATGCCGTGGCCGTCGACTCGCTTGCCTATCGCATGAACCTCTTCGGCGCGCTCTGCATGTCGCTCACCTGCGTCGTGGGCGTGATCACCGCCATTCGCATTGGAATCGGGCCGGTCACCTCGCTCGGCGCTTTTCTGTGTTTCGCATGGGCGCGCAGCATTTGGATGCATGGCGCGCAAGCGGATACACAGGATCTCGCGCTGCTCTTCCAGGCGATGACGCTCTACTATTTATGCGGTTGGCTCAAGCACGAGCGAACGCGCGACATCGTCGGCGCCGCCGCGTCGTGGGGAGCGGCGCTCGCCGTGCACCCCGTTTCGCTGTGGCTGCTCCCCTGCATCGTGGTCGCACTCGTCGCGCGCATACGCCACGTGACGTTCTCGAACGCCGGAGCGTCGCTCATGGCGCTCGCGCTCGTGCTGTGCTCCTATCTCTATCTCCCGGTACGCGCGGCAGGAATCGAGCAACATCCAATCGACCCCACGCAAATGCTCGCGCCGCCGGCCGCGCGCGTCTACTGGGACGCGAATGCTCCGAGCACGCGCGCGGGGTTCGTCACCGAGGTCTCGGGCGCGCCGTTCGGCGCCGCACCGCTCTGGGCGAACGTCGCCAACCCACAGCATTGGCTCGGGTATCTGCAAGGACTCTATGCGACGATCCACACCACGTACGACATCGTCTTCGTGGTCGTGGCCGGCCTAGGAATCATCCTGCTGCTGCAGCGGCGCAGCGCGATCTGCATCATGCTGATCGCCGGCGCGATCTCGGCAAGCTTCATCGCATTCGGCTTGGCTGCCGCCGAAGGCGACCCCTCGCGTTACCTCATGCTTCCGCTCTGGATCGCAGCGCTTTTCGCCGGTGCCATCACCGTCGAGTTCACCTGGACGATCGATCCGCGACGCATCGTCTGGGCGCTCGTGCTCATCGGCAATGCGATTCACCTCGGCATTGCCAATGCGGACGTCGCCTCGATGCAGCGCAGCGTCTCAAGCCGCCCGCTCCTCACCTGGATCGCGCAGTCGGTTCCGCAGCACGCAATCGTCGTCACGCCGTGGGCGGACGCTACGACGCTTGCGTACGGGGCCTACGCCGATGGGAGTCTTGCCACCCGCACGATCGTCGCCGCGCATCCGCTCTCTCTGGCGTCACGGTACGCGGCGTGGTCGCGGCGCGAGCCCGTCTACGCGCTCCCCGCCGCGGGAGAAACGTTGAACGATCCCCGTTTTCGTCCGGTCGGCGGGCCGATGCTCGGCCGCTCCCTGTACGAGTTCGTCGGGCGCTAG
- a CDS encoding S-layer homology domain-containing protein codes for MRAAVVTLFVLLLVVACSHVQRVQQSEAAATASALPTAAPSPSPTPAYVDMHGVAAAPYIDQLTQLQVFWPPGGLFEPAKPVLRREFVRWLMRADATIWAAHPSVVLHPAQPGAKQYFKDVATDDPDFAAIEGMHDAGIVIGYSNRTFRPNVAITREEALAIKAYVDCGAPDPMIADDLAQAYYELPRWKDAHRISHAYVAAIASCLLQDQGTTQENRLDTIARTFGSISALQPQRPLDRAEAAAMLWEIGQQKPDLTNFPPRTAAEALAP; via the coding sequence ATGCGCGCAGCCGTTGTCACGCTCTTCGTCCTGCTGCTCGTCGTGGCGTGTTCGCACGTGCAGCGCGTGCAGCAATCGGAGGCCGCGGCCACGGCAAGCGCACTCCCAACCGCTGCGCCGAGTCCGTCGCCGACCCCTGCGTACGTCGATATGCACGGCGTCGCGGCTGCGCCCTATATCGACCAGCTCACGCAACTGCAAGTGTTCTGGCCACCCGGCGGTCTCTTCGAGCCGGCCAAGCCGGTACTGCGGCGTGAGTTCGTCCGGTGGCTGATGCGAGCGGATGCAACGATCTGGGCCGCACATCCATCGGTAGTGCTGCATCCGGCGCAGCCGGGCGCGAAGCAGTATTTCAAAGACGTTGCAACCGACGATCCGGATTTCGCCGCCATCGAGGGCATGCACGATGCCGGCATCGTCATTGGATATTCGAACCGAACATTTCGGCCCAACGTCGCGATTACGCGCGAAGAGGCGCTCGCGATCAAAGCGTACGTGGACTGCGGCGCACCGGATCCCATGATCGCCGACGACCTCGCGCAGGCGTATTACGAGCTTCCACGGTGGAAGGACGCGCATCGCATCTCGCACGCCTACGTCGCGGCAATCGCGAGCTGTCTCTTGCAAGACCAAGGAACGACGCAGGAGAATCGGCTCGACACGATCGCGCGAACGTTCGGGAGCATCTCGGCCCTGCAGCCGCAGCGTCCCCTCGATCGGGCGGAGGCGGCGGCGATGCTCTGGGAAATCGGTCAGCAGAAGCCGGATTTGACGAACTTTCCGCCGCGTACGGCAGCCGAGGCGCTCGCTCCTTAG
- a CDS encoding response regulator transcription factor — MRILVIEDDEPLRTLLRRGLSEDGHVVDALADGRDADAYLAGMAYDVLILDLMLPHEGGLSILRRMRACGDRTPVLILTARDSVDDIVAGLDAGADDYMCKPFAFAELEARLRSLARRPTDWAGDVLSVDDVSFDCATREARRGDRQLDLTAKEAAFLEIMLRNPGRTVPRSMLEARLWDRETDPESNVLDVYARRLRMKLSAGGEVPLLHTIRGIGFRFEKQE; from the coding sequence GTGCGCATTCTAGTCATCGAAGATGACGAGCCGCTACGAACGCTTCTGCGGCGGGGCCTGAGCGAGGACGGCCACGTCGTCGATGCGCTCGCCGACGGCCGCGATGCCGACGCCTACCTGGCCGGCATGGCATACGACGTGCTCATCCTCGATTTGATGCTGCCGCACGAGGGTGGCCTCTCGATCCTGCGGCGCATGCGCGCCTGCGGCGACCGGACGCCGGTACTGATTCTCACGGCCCGCGATTCGGTCGACGACATCGTTGCCGGACTCGACGCCGGCGCTGACGACTACATGTGCAAGCCGTTTGCATTCGCAGAGCTCGAGGCGCGGCTGCGCTCGCTCGCACGGCGCCCGACGGATTGGGCCGGCGACGTGCTCAGCGTCGACGACGTGTCGTTCGACTGCGCGACTCGTGAGGCGCGGCGCGGGGACCGGCAGCTCGACCTGACGGCGAAAGAAGCGGCCTTCCTCGAAATCATGCTGCGCAACCCCGGTCGCACCGTCCCGCGCTCGATGCTCGAAGCGCGCTTGTGGGATCGTGAGACGGATCCTGAATCCAACGTTCTCGACGTCTACGCGCGGCGGCTACGCATGAAGCTCAGCGCCGGCGGCGAGGTTCCTCTATTGCACACGATACGCGGTATCGGATTCCGGTTCGAGAAGCAGGAGTGA